From Terriglobales bacterium:
CGCGCGTAGGTCGCCGAGGCCACCATCTCCGCCCCGATCGAGGTCACCATGGCGAACCAGTAGCCGTAGCGCGAGATGAACCCCGCCCACGGGTTCAGGTACTCCTCGGCGTAGACACCGAAGGACCCGGCCGCGGGGTGCACGCAGGCCATCTCGCCGATGGCGAGCGCGACCACGCCCATCACCAGCGCCGCGATCACGTAGCTCAGGATCACCGCCGGTCCGGCGAGCTTGACGGCCGCGCCGGAGCCCAGCAGCAGCCCCGTCCCGATCGACCCTCCGATGGCGACCATGGCCATCTGGCCGGCAGTCAGCTCTTTCCGCAACCCGCTCTCGTTCATCCCGCTCCTGCCCCAAAAACCGCGCTCTCAGGCTTTTTCCCTAATTGCCGCTGCTGTAGCGTTCCGCATACAATACGCAAGCCTCACACTGGCTGCCACAACAGTCTTTTGCCGCTTCTTCGCGGCCGGACTTTCTTCGCGCGCCCGCCAGCGATGACGCAGGGTCCGCGATGGCTGACATCTCCAAGCACCTGGAAAAAGCCGAGAAGTATCTCCAGAAGGGCAAGCAGAACGACGCCCTGAACGAGTACATCGACATCCTGGAAGCGGACCCCAATCAGGATGCCGTCCGGCAGTCGGCCGCCGACTTGTGCATCGCCCTCGGCCGTCCCAAGGACGCGCACGAGCTGCTGAGCGAGCTCTTCGACCGCCAGGCGCAGATCGGCAACGCCGCCGGCGCGCTCATCACCTACAAGAAGCTCATCCGCGTCGGCCAGCCGACCAACGAACAGGTCTTCAAGCACGCCCAGTTCGCCGAGAAGAAGGGCGACAAGAAGGAAGCGCTCGAGGGCTACCACGCTGCGGCGAAGGCCTTCGTGGCCACCGGCAGGAAGAAAGAAGCCGCGGCCTGCTACAAGTCGCTGGTCGTGCTCGAGCCCGAGTTGGAGAACTGGAAGCAGCTCGGCATCCTCACCGCCGAGACCGGCGACAACAAGACCGCGGCCGACGCCTATCTCCACGCCGCCGAACTGGAGAAGAAGGCGGGCTCCAGCCCGCTCGCGCTGCTCGAGCGCGGATATCCGCTGGACCCTGCCAACCAGGCGCTGGCCATCGCCTACGGCGCCGCGCTCACCGAGAACAGGAAGTCCGCCGAGGCCATCAAGATCCTGGAGCCGCTCGCCAAGGCCGCCGACTCCAAGCCGGAAGCGCGTGAGCCCTATGCGCTCGCGCTGCTGGGCTCGAACCGTCCGCTCGAAGCCGAGCCCTTCCTTTGGGAGCTGTTCGAGAAGAACCCCTCGGCGCAACTCGAGAACGTCGGCCAGGTCATCGGCGCGCTCATCACCGCCGAGCACCACGGCAAGGCGCTCGCGCTCGCCCACAAGCTGGAAGAGTTCGAGAGCAAGCACAGCCGGCGCCGTGAGTACGTCGAGTTCATCAAGGGCGTGACGGACAAGCATCCGCCCGCGCCCGAGTTCCTCGAGTACCTGGTGGAGCAGTTCAACGCCACCAACCGCGAGGCCGACTACTGCGCCGCGCTGGTGAAACTCTTCGAGCTGTATTACGCGATGGGCAACTTCATCAAGGCGTCGGACTCGCTCGACCGCGCCGCCGAGGTAGACCCCTACGAGAAGGGCTACCAGAAGCGCCTCGAGATGCTGCGCGGCAAGATCGATCAGAACCGCTACAGCGCCATCGCCAACCGTTTCGCCGCCGTCGGCGCCGTGCCCGGCGAGCCCGCGACTCAGCAGAAGCAGGTCGACAGCGAGCCCACCGTGCTGGAGGACTTCATCCTCCAGGCCGAGATCTACATCCAGTACGGCATGCGCTCGAAGGCCATCGAGCGCCTGGAGCGCATCAACAAGCTCTTCCCGCGCGAAGAAGAGAAGAACGAGAAGCTGCGCAACCTGTACATGAACGCCGGCTACGTGCCGAAGTACGAAGGCGGCGCCGCGCCCGCGCCCGTCGCGGCTCCGGTCGCCGCTGCGGCGCCGGTGGCCGCCGCGCCCGCGCCGCCGCCCGCCGAGCACGGCGAGAACGCCGTCGACAACATCTCGCGCGTCACCGAGATCACGCGCAACATCTACCGCCAGTCCAACGTGAAGGGCGTGCTGTTCGCCGCGGTCAACGACGTCGGCCGGCACTGGAGCGCCTCGCGCTGTATCGCGGGCCTGTGCAATCCGGGCAAGCCGCCCTCGGCGGCGCTCGAGTACTGCGCGCCCGGCATCAAGCAATCCGACGTCCAGGCCATCGTGAAGTTGCTGGGCACGCTGCAGCAGATGTCCATCGCGCAGGGCTTCGTCTCGCTGGCCGACGCGCAGAAGTCGCCCGAGCTCGGTCCTGTGCAGCCATTCCTGACCGCGCTCGACATCAAGAGCATCCTCGCGGTGCCGCTGATGGATGGCGACGAGCACGCCGGCATGATCATCCTGGAGCAGTGCGGCCAGCAGCGGCAGTGGCGCCAGACCGACGTGGTGGTGCTGAAGACCATCGCCGACCAGACGCAGCTCGCCGTCTCCAACGCCAAGCTGCGCTCGCTGATGAAGACGCTCGCCGTCACCGACGAGAAGTCCGGCCTGCTCAAGCGCTCCAGCTACCTCGACGTGCTGCTGTCGGAGACGCGGCGCTCGGTGCAGCAGAACTCCACCTCGACGCTGATGCTGCTGCACTTCGGCAAATCCGGGACGCTGGTCAAGGAGATCGGCGAGCAGGCGGTCGAGAACATGATGACGCAGCTCGGCCAGGTCATCTGCTCGCACATCCGGCAGAACGACGTCGCGGTGCGCTACGAGCTCACCACCATCGCGGTGGTGCTGGCCGACACCAACGACAAGAACGCCTTCTTCGTCATCGACAAGCTGCGCAAAGTGCTGGGCAGCGTGAAGATCCCCGGCACCGAGAAGCAGCCGCCCATGACCGTCGGCATCGCCGAGGCGGTGATGCAGGCCAAGTACGACCCCATCGACATCGTCACCGAGGTCATCAACCGCGCCGACGCCGCGCTGGAAGCCGCCAAGGTCGAAGGCCCCGGCACTGCCAAGTCCCTCGCCGCCGAACTCGAAGTCGCCGCCGTCGCCTAGGTCGGCAAGCGGTCATCCCTGCAGGTAAGAGAGCAATAACCTCTCGCACGGCTTCGCGATTACCTTCGAGGTATCCCCTCCCCCCGGGGTGTCCTGGCGATTTCCGATTGTTCAGAACGGGATGCGGGTAGGGTAACCCTACGGCTTGAGCTTGCGGGTTGAGAAAGAGCAGTGGCCGGCGGGGTGTAGGTACACTCCGCCACTTTCAGCATGACATACGGGAGGGGTGAAACCGGACATCGGGGAGGGAACTCTATTTCGATTGTGCTCAGCGGTTTAGCGAGAAAGCAGGTGGAGTGAGGGCTTGACAGGAAAAGTGGCCAGTGGCTAAGGGCTAGTCGAGGCCGCGCAACTCTTTCGGGCGGGCGAGCCGCCGTTGCTCGGGTGGGAACGCTTGTTCCAGATCCAGAACAAGCGAATCGAAGATGTTGCATGAGTCGGCGACGGCGGTACTCTCTTCCCATGCCGAGCGACCTCAAGAGCTACAACGGCTTCGGCCAGGAAGGCGAACCTATGAGGATTCTGCCTCCCACCCGAGCCCGCCGCGGCGGGGCTCGGGTGGGGCACCCACATTCTGGTGGCTTGCTCCCACCCTTCGCGCGAACACCGCGCGCGAAGGATGGGGCACCCTCAGGATTCTCCGTCTCTATAATTCCTGCGCAGCGGGTAGGGTGGGCCACCCGCCCTATCAGATGCCCTCTCGTTTCCGGGATATGTGCTGCACATCGCCCCGAAAATGTCTGTTTTACGGTGACGGGGCACATCGCGTTCCAGAAATAATGAGCATCTTCGAAGAACAAGTAAGAGACCCTAACGTTACGTAACGTATGTAACGACCTCGTAAGAAAAGTGGTCGCCGTGAAAGCTATGCCGCGTGGGTTTCTTCCCCTCTGTATCCGCTGTATCCGCGCGGTTAGTGGATGCCTTCAGTGTGCTATTTGTAGGGCGACAGAAGTGTCGCCAGTCGCCCAATGCCTAGATAGACGACCACCACGAACGCCCCGAATGCAAGCGTGAATCCAATCCGTTGCATGAAACCCTTAAAAGTATCGCGAGGATATGTGAATTTAGGTGCGAAAGACCGGGGCTTCCCGGCTGTTCGTGGCAACCTGACAAAGAAGCTGACATAAAAAACGAGCGCGATGCTTAGTAGTCCCGTTAGGTGTTTGAGCCAGGCGGGAGAAGAGGGATCACCGATGATTAGCGCAATCATTGTCTACCGTCCCTTATGGTCGATACAATCTGTGACTGAATGGACGTTAAGGTAGGCTCCGACCCCTCCAGCGGCTCCTTGAAAGCCCCCTTCGCCCACGATCCCGAAAGAACCTGGGGTAGCGATGTGGCTTAGGCTCACATTGGTCAGCACAAGATCAACGCCCGCGCCAAGAAATCCAATGTGCTCAGCCGTACCGTTACTCAGATCAACCCGTGCGTAACCGGCGTGTACTAACTCACCGCCTTCTACCTCGAATGACTTGCTCACCACCCCACGGATAAAAATCCGACTCTTCCTTGATGGCTGTCCCGTCTACATTGCTCATGACTGTGGCAGTGACCTGCCCCCATTCTCCACACACGCGATCATACGACACCTGATTTAGCTCCTGTTCTTGGTTCTGCGGCTGAGGACGGCGGTTTCTTGCCGTCCGAAGCCGCCCCCATCTCTGTAGCAAACTCCTTCGGCGTTCGATATCCCAGACTGCTGTGTGGCCGCTGTTCGTTGTACTCGGTCCGCCACGCCGCGATCTTGCGCCGCGCGTCGAACAGGTTCTCGAACCAGCTCAGGCGCAAGCACTCTTCCCGCATGTGCCCGTGGAAGCTCTCGACCCGTGCGTTCTGCTGCGGCTTGCCGGGCTGGATGTGGCGCAGCTCGATCCGCCGCTCCACGCACCAGGCGAGGAAGTGGCGGCTGGTCAGCTCCGGCCCGTTGTCGCAGCGGATCGCTTGCGGTGCTCCGCGCTCGGCCGCGATCTCCTCCAGCACCCGCGTCACTCGCCGCGAGGCGAAGCTGGTGTCCGCCTCCAGCGCCAGGCACTCGCGCGTGAAGGCATCCATCACGCTCAGCACCCGGGTCGCCCGCCCGCCGGGTGGGCCAGCCTACGC
This genomic window contains:
- a CDS encoding diguanylate cyclase gives rise to the protein MADISKHLEKAEKYLQKGKQNDALNEYIDILEADPNQDAVRQSAADLCIALGRPKDAHELLSELFDRQAQIGNAAGALITYKKLIRVGQPTNEQVFKHAQFAEKKGDKKEALEGYHAAAKAFVATGRKKEAAACYKSLVVLEPELENWKQLGILTAETGDNKTAADAYLHAAELEKKAGSSPLALLERGYPLDPANQALAIAYGAALTENRKSAEAIKILEPLAKAADSKPEAREPYALALLGSNRPLEAEPFLWELFEKNPSAQLENVGQVIGALITAEHHGKALALAHKLEEFESKHSRRREYVEFIKGVTDKHPPAPEFLEYLVEQFNATNREADYCAALVKLFELYYAMGNFIKASDSLDRAAEVDPYEKGYQKRLEMLRGKIDQNRYSAIANRFAAVGAVPGEPATQQKQVDSEPTVLEDFILQAEIYIQYGMRSKAIERLERINKLFPREEEKNEKLRNLYMNAGYVPKYEGGAAPAPVAAPVAAAAPVAAAPAPPPAEHGENAVDNISRVTEITRNIYRQSNVKGVLFAAVNDVGRHWSASRCIAGLCNPGKPPSAALEYCAPGIKQSDVQAIVKLLGTLQQMSIAQGFVSLADAQKSPELGPVQPFLTALDIKSILAVPLMDGDEHAGMIILEQCGQQRQWRQTDVVVLKTIADQTQLAVSNAKLRSLMKTLAVTDEKSGLLKRSSYLDVLLSETRRSVQQNSTSTLMLLHFGKSGTLVKEIGEQAVENMMTQLGQVICSHIRQNDVAVRYELTTIAVVLADTNDKNAFFVIDKLRKVLGSVKIPGTEKQPPMTVGIAEAVMQAKYDPIDIVTEVINRADAALEAAKVEGPGTAKSLAAELEVAAVA